A genomic window from Elaeis guineensis isolate ETL-2024a chromosome 3, EG11, whole genome shotgun sequence includes:
- the LOC105042313 gene encoding uncharacterized protein isoform X2: MYCQSQEKSCCWQTTAILSWRRKKMVLKNTIVFLIALLVMFGVAQSHAQPTDSPDCGSVALDLSSSRGNLKGSAPKLSALCRRTLRGEASLAVNKDGSGMTQSPTDSLKEMSDAQQTIEGYCPDCRSGSIDASSLIPTPP; this comes from the exons ATGTATTGCCAATCACAAGAAAAAAG CTGCTGCTGGCAAACCACCGCCATTCTCTCTTGGAGACGCAAGAAGATGGTTTTGAAGAATACAATCGTGTTCTTGATTGCATTACTGGTCATGTTTGGGGTGGCGCAATCGCATGCTCAGCCCACCGATTCCCCTGACTGTGGGTCAGTTGCTCTTGATCTTTCCTCCTCCCGGGGCAATCTCAAGGGGTCTGCGCCAAAGCTGTCTGCTTTATGCCGCCGTACCCTCCGCGGCGAAGCATCACTTGCTGTGAACAAAG ATGGTTCTGGAATGACCCAGTCACCGACAGATTCTCTCAAAGAGATGTCTGATGCACAACAAACTATCGAGG GTTATTGTCCTGATTGTCGAAGTGGCTCTATTGATGCAAGCTCACTGATACCCACACCGCCGTAA